In Oryza glaberrima chromosome 8, OglaRS2, whole genome shotgun sequence, the following are encoded in one genomic region:
- the LOC127781792 gene encoding uncharacterized protein LOC127781792, which produces MLSSGARWQPRRSGWAEWGGDARPARSPPPRRRRPDVAAGWRGEGTSRVRGRGEKGTTHGGAEGEGAVVAPVRTADAVPARNAVAVAGGLATRGVERDAGQVVAREEKRHGGELGTKRGLEERAARSPPPPPPPKQRAVSAIRQFPPGCGRDAAAPVARGRGCDGGVRLLDEATAAPLAGSKDDSAVPGVVEKVASVDGGDSMANAHHHHHAMMDTVLMKSSHVSDENQVARKVGSLENGAEGAARGKGGHGGELLGRKEVLAQAANLLPKRRIVSATRRFPPGCGRDAVAPLAHREESKVGSSLEAMPVDAGWGVSKEVVTTDGRSNSVNQCASNIVGTVKCQKLEDGEVAAEACCDVESQKVAGHGEKLESAVPVTSAVTEVLTRCGSDEMEGCSYAAEATEKHLSMGGKCSIGGPFNEIVHGKRVLGSDGIKREVPSLAMEDHGSIAHDQELVEVELTTGDHIQEAQVATTVNPHESTISRHEAAVSANTAPEVSIRHFSSVKNGNTSQHEETIYASAAADVVKVMNKCKGTKSKAAAEPWAEGPSKEHFKAKRECEKDGMKKSSMNVPTEVFRDGIMRTKLLLTARKAVKPPLNTLHIPFSMGKGGSVVTNSASFGPKKKVKVKSPHGSKGIPMKIVSTSGLAGKDNLINEKALSLEDDDILKALAVHNGKLELYLNVPSCVERHRQHGSENGNDRSKIRMLCRRFQFICNALLHAVEQGSLMVRRIDLEADKIIRKLPGFTKHGPTVGNVRGVEVGDEFLYRVELALVGLHRPYQGGIDTTDHNGMLVAISIVASGGYPDELSSSGELIYSGSGGKPAGKEKHEDQKLGRGNLALKNCIKTKTPVRVIHGFKGQNREDVSHSRAKQISTFTYDGLYLVLDCWREGLKGSRVLKYKLQKIPGQPKLPLHIAKYQNTRLGSQGW; this is translated from the coding sequence ATGTTGAgcagcggcgcgcggtggcAGCCGCGGCGAAGCGGATGGGCGGAGTGGGGCGGCGACGCTCGCCCGgctcgctctcctcctcctcgtcgtcgtcgtcccgacGTCGCTGCGGGTTGGCGAGGCGAGGGGACCAGTAGAGTGCGGGGGCGCGGGGAGAAGGGAACGACTCATGGTGGAGCGGAAGGCgagggcgcggtggtggcgccggtgAGAACAGCGGACGCGGTGCCGGCGAGAAATGCGGTGGCCGTCGCCGGTGGTTTGGCCACGCGCGGCGTCGAGCGGGATGCTGGCCAGGTGGTGgcgagagaggagaagagacaTGGCGGCGAGTTGGGGACCAAGAGAGGATTGGAGGAGCGGGCCgcgcgttcgccgccgccgccgccgccgcccaagcaGAGGGCGGTGTCCGCTATTCGCCAGTTTCCCCCAGGTTGCGGAAGGGACGCTGCTGCTCCAGTCGCCCGCGGCCGCGGTTGTGATGGTGGTGTTCGTCTGTTGGATGAGGCAACCGCTGCTCCTCTCGCTGGCAGCAAAGATGATTCTGCTGTTCCGGGTGTGGTGGAGAAGGTGGCGTCTGTAGATGGTGGCGATTCAATGGCGAATgcgcatcatcatcatcatgctaTGATGGACACGGTCTTGATGAAATCTTCACATGTTTCGGATGAGAATCAGGTCGCTCGCAAAGTTGGTTCACTGGAAAATGGCGCAGAAGGGGCAGCGAGGGGAAAGGGAGGACACGGCGGTGAATTGCTGGGAAGGAAGGAAGTGTTGGCTCAAGCCGCGAATTTGCTTCCCAAGAGGAGGATTGTATCTGCGACGCGCCGCTTCCCTCCTGGGTGTGGGAGGGACGCTGTGGCTCCACTTGCTCACAGAGAAGAGAGTAAGGTAGGTTCAAGTTTGGAAGCCATGCCTGTTGATGCTGGTTGGGGTGTGTCAAAGGAGGTGGTGACTACGGATGGCCGTAGTAATTCGGTTAACCAGTGTGCCTCGAACATTGTCGGAACAGTAAAGTGCCAGAAATTGGAGGATGGTGAGGTAGCTGCTGAGGCATGCTGTGATGTGGAGTCACAAAAAGTTGCTGGTCATGGAGAAAAACTTGAAAGTGCTGTTCCTGTAACTTCTGCTGTTACTGAAGTTTTGACAAGGTGTGGTTCTGATGAGATGGAAGGGTGTAGTTATGCTGCGGAGGCAACTGAAAAACACTTGTCAATGGGTGGTAAATGTTCAATTGGTGGTCCTTTCAATGAAATTGTCCACGGCAAGAGAGTGTTGGGGAGTGATGGCATTAAAAGGGAAGTTCCTAGTCTTGCAATGGAAGATCATGGCAGCATTGCTCATGACCAAGAACTGGTGGAGGTTGAGTTAACTACAGGGGACCATATTCAGGAGGCTCAAGTTGCTACCACTGTTAACCCACATGAGTCTACAATTAGTAGACATGAGGCAGCTGTTTCAGCAAATACTGCTCCAGAAGTTTCTATTAGGCATTTTTCTAGTGTGAAGAACGGAAACACATCACAGCATGAGGAGACGATATATGCATCTGCAGCTGCTGACGTTGTTAAGGTGATGAATAAATGCAAAGGGACCAAATCCAAAGCTGCGGCTGAACCTTGGGCTGAAGGTCCTTCCAAAGAACACTTCAAGGCTAAGAGGGAGTGTGAAAAAGATGGGATGAAAAAATCATCCATGAATGTTCCAACAGAAGTATTTCGTGATGGTATCATGAGAACTAAGTTACTATTGACAGCTAGAAAAGCAGTCAAGCCACCACTGAATACTCTGCATATACCCTTCTCCATGGGAAAAGGGGGGTCTGTTGTAACAAATAGTGCATCATTTGGTCCTAAGAAGAAGGTGAAGGTGAAAAGCCCGCATGGAAGTAAAGGTATTCCTATGAAGATTGTCTCTACATCTGGATTGGCGGGCAAGGACAACCTTATCAATGAAAAGGCTTTGAGCTTGGAAGATGATGATATTTTGAAGGCACTAGCTGTTCATAATGGAAAGCTAGAGTTGTATCTCAATGTTCCCTCATGCGTTGAGCGTCACAGGCAACATGGAAGTGAGAATGGCAATGATAGGAGCAAAATCAGGATGCTATGCAGGAGGTTTCAATTTATATGCAACGCTCTTCTACATGCTGTTGAACAAGGCTCATTGATGGTTCGACGAATTGACCTTGAAGCTGATAAAATCATCAGGAAATTGCCGGGCTTTACTAAACATGGACCTACTGTGGGAAATGTTCGTGGAGTCGAAGTCGGTGACGAATTTCTGTACAGAGTTGAGCTAGCCCTTGTTGGTCTTCATCGCCCATACCAGGGAGGAATTGATACCACCGATCATAATGGAATGCTTGTTGCAATAAGCATCGTTGCTTCTGGAGGTTATCCCGATGAATTGTCAAGCTCAGGTGAACTGATATATAGTGGTTCTGGAGGAAAGCCTGCTGGTAAGGAGAAACACGAGGATCAAAAGCTAGGGAGGGGGAACCTTGCCTTGAAAAATTGCATCAAGACAAAGACACCTGTCCGAGTGATTCATGGATTCAAAGGTCAAAATAGAGAGGACGTCAGTCATTCAAGAGCTAAACAAATCTCAACATTTACTTATGATGGGTTGTATCTTGTGTTGGATTGCTGGAGAGAAGGTCTAAAAGGTTCAAGGGTCTTGAAATACAAATTACAAAAGATTCCTGGACAACCAAAACTTCCTCTGCACATAGCTAAATATCAGAACACTAGGCTGGGATCCCAAGGATGGTGA
- the LOC127783276 gene encoding elongation factor Ts, mitochondrial, with the protein MAWSQSARKPMIGLLFRAQQHAARGYSYSAFQAHLSSSNVDQSATLLRRFSSEVPASEQMNLIKQLRERTSAPIKDVKASLVSCNWDIDAAQKDLRKRGVVLAAKKSSRTAAEGLLAIAQDEKRAAVVELNCETDFVARNDVFQYLASSLAKLALSARDPGELVFPFGPDYLENLNVNLDHPKLNGETTVQSAVTEVAAMVGENVKFRRGFIMSTTAHGVVCSYMHTCPQPGLGRLAGLITLEAEDSNAPLDALQRVGKSIAMHIVATKPLFLSKELVSASAVENERDILRTQAESSGKSQMAMEKMVEGRLRKYFEEVVLLEQKYVVNDSTNIKSVLNDLSKEVGSKVTVGNFARMEVGEGVSKA; encoded by the exons ATGGCCTGGAGTCAGAGTGCTAGAAAGCCCATGATTGGGCTTCTGTTTCGCGCCCAACAACATGCTGCTCGGGGTTACTCTTATTCAGCGTTCCAGGCTCACCTTTCGAGCAGCAATGTCGATCAAAGCGCCACACTTCTCAGGAGATTCAGCTCCGAAGTTCCTGCGTCGGAGCAAATGAATCTCATCAAACAGCTGAGGGAGAGGACGAGCGCTCCAATCAAAGATGTGAAGGCTTCCTTAGTTAGTTGCAACTGGGATATTG ATGCTGCACAGAAGGACCTAAGGAAGAGAGGGGTGGTTCTTGCTGCCAAAAAGTCTTCACGGACTGCAGCTGAAGGTTTGCTTGCTATTGCACAAGATGAGAAAAGGGCCGCTGTGGTTGAGCTTAACTGTGAAACGGATTTTGTGGCAAGAAATGATGTTTTCCAGTATCTG GCTTCTTCTTTAGCAAAGTTGGCTTTATCAGCAAGGGATCCTGGTGAATTGGTTTTTCCTTTTGGTCCTGACTATTTGGAG AACCTTAATGTCAATCTTGATCATCCTAAACTTAATGGGGAGACAACAGTCCAAAGTGCTGTCACAGAAGTTGCTGCCATGGTTGGGGAGAATGTCAAATTCAGAAGAGGTTTCATTATGTCCACAACTGCACATGGTGTTGTTTGCTCTTATATGCACACATGTCCCCAGCCAG GTTTGGGTCGTCTTGCTGGCTTGATCACACTAGAGGCAGAAGACAGCAATGCTCCTCTTGATGCTCTTCAGAGAGTCGGGAAATCTATTGCAATGCACATCGTTGCGACAAAGCCGTTGTTTTTATCAAAAGAACTGGTCTCTGCTTCAGCTGTTGAAAATGAGAGGGACATACTCCGGACTCAG GCTGAAAGCTCTGGAAAATCCCAAATGGCCATGGAGAAAATGGTGGAAGGCCGACTAAGAAAGTATTTTGAAGAAGTTGTGCTTTTGGAGCAAAAATATGTTGTCAATGACAGCACAAACATCAAG AGCGTCCTGAATGATTTGTCAAAGGAAGTTGGCTCAAAAGTTACAGTTGGCAATTTTGCTAGGATGGAAGTTGGCGAAGGAGTTTCAAAG GCCTGA
- the LOC127782506 gene encoding uncharacterized protein LOC127782506: protein MAAAEARAAWQRAANRCIVQEDRKRAPKLACCPPSSEQQHVKSNGNCRNSEDRPVPNFMPLSWNPMNSSLPPDIRWWLQLQPNLGGQKNLAGERLYFLGREISDKEVEDSAQKNIHDEPLFCEMFDTNPEKIEDVFEPSWMVSTASMKYSSETGLQDLKNIGGYSQVPSKCKENASDCLFNDKEFLDFKNFNPPPSKNPQKDDFDMNVPWKGGERSRPWWQITDENELALLVAERAMQHIENCDLPRPTQIVRVQGIESRSHENMGRYRGSSGPAGTMSYPDTGQCEHIECSYSTASTDEVDLTSDGVWQQQERNVARSDAQDFSRGINTEPRGKRTYQNPAEQAQLLEALCHSQTRAREAEMAGKKAQSEKDDVIKLFFRQASHLFACKQWLKMLQLENICLQLKHREHQIATMIPDIPWITLKKRTTPDHEKEDWTRKKGRRHKNAGSFCDALLFAVGLGLAGAGLLLGWTFGWLLAKF, encoded by the exons ATGGCCGCTGCTGAAGCAAGGGCTGCTTGGCAGCGTGCTGCAAACCGTTGCATCGTTCAGGAGGATAGAAAAAGAGCACCAAAACTAGCCTGCTGTCCACCATCATCAGAACAGCAGCATGTCAAAAGCAATGGAAATTGTAGGAATTCTGAAGACCGCCCTGTGCCCAATTTCATGCCATTGAGCTGGAATCCCATGAACTCCAGTCTGCCACCTGATATTAGATGGTGGCTTCAGTTACAACCAAATTTAGGAGGGCAGAAGAATCTTGCAGGTGAGCGCCTATATTTTCTGGGAAGAGAGATCAGTGATAAGGAAGTGGAGGATTCAGCACAAAAGAATATACACGACGAACCATTATTTTGTGAAATGTTCGACACCAATCCTGAGAAGATTGAGGATGTTTTTGAGCCTTCGTGGATGGTTTCCACAGCTTCCATGAAGTATTCTTCTGAAACAGGCTTACAAGACTTGAAAAATATAGGTGGCTATTCCCAAGTTCCTTCGAAGTGCAAAGAAAATGCCAGTGACTGTTTGTTCAATGATAAAGAATTCCTggatttcaaaaattttaaccCACCACCGTCGAAGAACCCACAGAAGGACGATTTTGATATGAATGTGCCTTGGAAAGGAGGTGAAAGGAGTCGACCATGGTGGCAGATCACTGATGAGAATGAGCTGGCTTTACTGGTTGCAGAAAGAGCAATGCAGCATATTGAGAATTGCGATTTACCAAGACCTACCCAGATAGTTCGTGTTCAGGGTATTGAATCACGCAGTCATGAAAATATGGGTAGGTACAGGGGGTCATCAGGTCCAGCAGGTACAATGTCATATCCTGATACTGGACAATGTGAACATATTGAATGCAGTTACAGCACAGCAAGCACAGATGAGGTGGATTTAACCAGTGATGGAGTTTGGCAACAGCAGGAAAGAAATGTTGCACGCAG TGATGCACAAGATTTTTCTAGGGGCATCAATACAGAACCACGAGGCAAGCGAACATACCAGAATCCTGCAGAGCAAGCTCAACTTTTGGAGGCACTTTGTCACTCGCAAACACGGGCGAGGGAAGCTGAGATGGCTGGGAAGAAAGCACAAAGTGAAAAAGACGATGTCATCAAGCTATTTTTCAGACAGGCCTCGCATCTCTTTGCGTGCAAACAATGGCTGAAAATGTTACAGTTGGAGAACATCTGCCTCCAGCTTAAACACAGAGAGCATCAGATAGCAACCATGATACCTGATATTCCATGGATTACACTAAAGAAAAGGACTACACCAGATCATGAGAAAGAAGATTGGACAAGGAAGAAAGGCAGAAGGCATAAAAATGCAGGGAGTTTCTGTGACGCGCTCTTATTTGCCGTTGGTTTAGGTCTTGCAGGTGCAGGGCTGCTTCTTGGCTGGACATTTGGGTGGCTTCTGGCCAAGTTCTGA